CTATAGAATGAATCACCTCCTCGACGAATTAGGTTGAGGACTTGAACTTCACAATTATACAACGGATGCCAGGGGTAATGGACTTTCACAAAACTGCCTTTATGAGCTTTGTATGACCATTGCCCCAGCACTCCACAACTCCATCAATCCATTTTACAGAACTTCTTCAAGCGGAACATACGGCAAATTAAAGGCTTCCGCCACGCCTTTGTAGGTCACTTGGCCGCGAACAATGTTGACGCCCATCGCAATGGCGCTGGAGTCTTGCACGCATTTCGGGAAGCCAGAGTTGGCAATCTGAATCGCGTAGGGCAGTGTGGCATTGGTCAACGCCACAGTGGAAGTCATCGGCACCGCCCCCGGCATATTGGCCACACCGTAGTGCACAACGCCGTCGATTTCAAAGGTCGGGCTTTCGTGCGTCGTTGGCCGAATCGTTTCCACGCAGCCGCCTTGATCCACCGCCACATCAACGATGACCGAGCCTCTTTTCATCAGCCGCAGCATGTCGCGCGTGATCAGCCGCGGGGCTTTGGCGCCGGGGATCAACACACCGCCGACCACCAAATCCGCTTCGGCAATGGCTTTGCGGATGTTGGCCGGATTGGACATGACGGTCACAACGTTTTTTGGCATAACGTCGTCGAGATAGCGCAAACGCTCGAGGCTGATGTCGAAAATCTGCACACGCGCGCCAAGGCCGGCGGCAATTTTCGCCGCATTACTGCCGACCACTCCGCCGCCGAGAATGACCACATTTGCCGGCTCAACACCGGGAACGCCGCCGAGCAAAATGCCTTTGCCGCCGTACAATTTTTCCAAACAGCGCGCACCTTCTTGAATCGACATCCGGCCCGCAACCTCACTCATCGGGATCAACAGCGGCAGGGCGCGATCCGGCGTTTGCACGGTTTCATAGGCGATGGCAATGCATTGCGATTGGATAACGGCTTCAGTCAATTCGCGCGAGGCGGCAAAGTGGAAATAAGTGAAGATGATTTGGTTTGCGCGTATCAACGCGTATTCCGAAGGCAACGGCTCCTTGACTTTCATAATCATCTCCGCTGCGCCATAAATTTCCGCCGGATCATTGACGATTTTGGCGCCAGCCATTCTGTAATCGCCATCTTCAAAACCGCTGCCGACTCCCGCGCCTTTTTCCACCAGAATCTCATGCCCGTGCGCTCCAAGCAACTCCGCGCCGACTGGTATCAGCGCGACGCGATTTTCATTCGCCTTGATCTCTTTGGGAACACCGATTTTCATTTTCCATCCTCCCTCGTGAGGTTTTTCTTGCCAGGGTTACGTGGATTAGAGATTGTTACACTTGCATGTGTAACGTTCTTGTAATGTCATCGTTTTTTTTCTGCCGGACGAATGATCGTCGACGTCATGCGCTCATCGGCAAAAAGCTCTTGCGCAAGCTGCTGGATTTGCCCGGCGGTCACGCTTTCGATGCCAGCGCAAACCTCGTCGAGCGTGACATACTCCCCGAGATAGATTTCCATTTTCGCCAGGCGCGACATGCGACTGCTGGTGCCTTCGAGGCCGAGCATGAGACTGCCCTTCAGTTGATTGATGGTACGGCTCAGCTCAGCCGGTGAAACCGGCTCGTCACGCAACTTTTGCAATTCCTGGCGCAACAACGTCGTGGCTTGTTCGGCGCGGTCGGGGTCGGTGCCCAAATAAATTCCAAACAAACCGGTATCCAGCATAAAATCGTGAAATGAAAAAACCGAATATGCCAGGCCGTGTTGCTCACGAATCGTTTGAAACAGGCGGGAGCTCATGCCGCCGCCCAGCAAAGTATTCAGCACGAGCAGAACGAATTTGCGCGGGTCGCCAAAACGCAGCGCCAGCGTGCCCAGACAGATGTGCATTTGGCTGCAATCGTCCTCCGCCACCGAACCGGGAATGGATTTCACTGGCGGCGGGACCAGGACACGCGTGCCGCTTGCCGGTAACATGCTGAACCGCTCGCCAATCTGTGCCAAGAGATCGTCGTGTTTGACATTGCCGGCGGCCGCCACCAGCAGGCGATTCTGCGAATAATGCCGGCGCACATAATCAAACAGTTGGTCGCGTTGAAACGCTGAAACGATTTCACGCGTGCCGAGCGTCGAATAGCCGAGCGCGTGCGCCGGAAAAAGGTCGCGCATAAAAAAATCCTGCACGAGTTCTTCCGGCGTGTCTTCCACCGCATTGATCTCCTCGATCACAACGGATTTTTCCTTGGCGATTTCTTCAGCACTGAAAATCGAAGCGGTCAACATATCGGCGAGCACGTCGATGGCAAGCGGCAAATGCTCATCCAAAACGTGCGCGTAATAACAGGTCAGCTCCTTGCCGGTAAACGCGTTCAAATGCCCCCCGTAGGCTTCCAGGCTTTCGGCGATGTCACTCGCCTTGCGACGCTGGGTGCCTTTGAACATCATGTGCTCGATAAAATGCGAGATGCCGTTTTCCTCCGGCCGCTCGTCGCGCGTGCCGTTCTGCACCCACACGCCGAGCGAAATCGACCGCACATGCGGGATGGCTTCGGAAACGATACGAAGCCCGCCCGGCAGGACGGTCTTTCGATACTCCGAGTTGTCGATTGTGTTTGGCAAAGGATGATTCTCAAAAAATAAATTCGTTTTAATGGCCTCGCCGATGATGTGATGAAGCCGACTGCGGCAGCAAAACCTTCCGGCTCAATTTCAGCTTGCCGCCGTCGGCAATCTCGAGCAATTTTACTTCGACTTGATCACCCATCTTCAACACCTCTTCAACACGATTGAGACGGCGATGCTCGATTTCGGAAATGTGCAGCAAACCTTCACGTCCGGGCAGGATTTCCACGAACGCGCCAAATTCCTTGATGCCTTTGACGACGCCCTTATAAATCTTGCCGACTTCCGGTTCCGCCACCATGCCTTGAATGATCTCCTTCGCCATGTTCACGGCTTCGGGATCGACCGCGGCCATCGTCACTGTGCCGTCGTCGTCGATGTCAATCGTCGCGCCGGTACGCTCGATAATATCACGAATCGACTTGCCACCCGGGCCGATGACCATGCCGATACTGTCAACCGGAATCTTGATCGAAACAATGCGCGGCGCATATGGCGAAATCTCCGGACGTGGTTTTGCCAACGTTCGATTCATGACGTTGAGAATGTGCAACCGCGCCACCCGCGCGCGCTCCAAGGCTTCAGCCATGATCTCCTGCGACAGGCCTTCGATTTTAATGTCCATCTGAAACGCGGTGATGCCTTTCGCTGTTCCCGCCACTTTGAAATCCATGTCGCCAAGATGATCTTCATCGCCAAGAATATCGGTGAGCACGACGGTCTTGTCGCCCTCCTTAATAAGCCCCATCGCGATACCGGCCACGGCATCTTTCACCGGCACGCCGGCGTCCATCAGCGACAGCGAGCCGGCACAAACCGTCGCCATCGACGAAGAGCCGTTTGATTCCAAAATGTCGGACACCACCCGAACGGTATAGGGGAAAATGGTTTCGTTGGGAATGACCGCTTTTAAGGCGCGTTCGGCCAGATTGCCGTGGCCGATTTCGCGGCGGCCCGGCCCGCGCAACTGGCGGATCTCGCCGACGCTGAACGGCGGGAAATTATAATGCAGCATGTAGCTTTTATAAAATTCGCCTTCCAGCTCGTCCATCTTCTGTTCGTCGATTTTCGTGCCGAGCGTCGTCACGGCCAGCGCCTGCGTTTGGCCGCGCGTGAACAAGCATGAACCGTGCACCCGTGGCAACACCGAAACTTCACAGGTGATCTCGCGAATATCCTCGGGGCGGCGGCCATCCAACCGGCGGTTCTCATTGAGAATCATCTGGCGAACGAGTTGCTTTTCGATTTTATAAAAAAACCCGGCAATGAAAGTTTCGCTTTCCGGAAATTCAGCTTGCAGCGCTTCGACCGTTGCCTCGCGTAATTGCTTCAGCGCTTCGTGGCGTTTTTGCTTTTCAACTTCCTGCAAAATCTGCCGCATTTGCTCGCTGACCATTGTGGTGACGCGCGTCTCCAAACCTGCCGGCGCGGCGGCGACAGGCACATCGCGTTTGGGTTTGGCCATTTCGGCGGCGACCGCTTTTTGCACCCGAATCAGTTGGCGCGCCACCTCGTGCCCGAAACGCAGCGCCGCAACCATCTCGGCTTCGCTGATTTCCTGCGCCTCGCCCTCGACCATCACAATCGAATCTTCCGAGGCCGCGAGCACGATGTCCATGTCGCTGTGCTCGATCTCGGCGTGAGTCGGGTTGGCAATCAATTGACCCTTGATGCGGCCGACGCGGACGCCGGCAATCGGCCCGGCCCAGGGAATATCCGACAGCAGCAGCGCCATCGAGGCGCCGGTGATGCCGTGCACATCCGGATCGTTCTCCTTGTCTGCCGCCAATGCCGACACCATCAGTTGCACTTCATTGAGAAATTCCTCGGCAAACAACGGCCGGATCGAACGATCGATCAAACGGCTGATCAACACTTCGTTTTCACTCGGTCGCCCTTCGCGCTTAAAATAACCGCCGGGGATTTTACCCGCCGCATAGGCTTTTTCGCGGTAATCAACCGTGAGCGGAAAAAAATCAGCTTCTTCCGCCGGCTCTTTGGCACCGACCACCGTCGCCATCACCACCGTGTCGCCATAGCGCACCCAACACGAGCCGTGCGCCTGTTTTGCAACGCGGCCGGTTTCAATGCTGAATTTCTTTCCGTTCAGCTCGGTTTCCTTGATACAGTGCATAAAAAACACTCCTAAAATTGAATAAGGTTTTTGCTGCCGGAGTGTTGAAAAATCATCGCCGGTTGTTGATCTTGAGGGTCCGCACAAAAATAACCTGTACAACAAACATCGCCGTCTCACGGTCATGCTTGGAAGCATCTTTCTTGCGATCGAACACAATTTCGAATTTTAAAAAGATTCTTCTGCAATGACATCTGAAAGCAATGGCTTGTAAAGTTACTTTTGTGCAGATCCTAAAGCAACCGGCAACCGTTAATTCCGGCTTTTATTCTGCTAAATCAGTTGGCTTCTTAAAAAGTTTGTCCGCATCCTCCTTCTTGACTTCCGTCACGACCGGACTGTTTGCAGCTTTGGCAAAAACACGATCGCCTTTTTCCTTGCCAATCAAAACTTTGGCGACCTCGCTGCCTTTTTGTTTGATTGTTGCAATCAACCGCGGTTTGTCGAGACCATATTTTTTCAGATCAGTTGCGTTTTCGTCAACAAAGGCCGTGGCTTCCATTCCCGAAAGGCCACTGGTAATATTCGAGACTTCCCAGCTTTTGGCCTTCTTCTCTTGGGGGGCTTTGATTTGCCAATTGCCGGAGGTGTCTTTCTCGCAAATAATTTTCAACGTATCGGCATAATTCAACTCGACATAATCGGCGTTCCAACTCTCGAACTCGGCGAGCTTTTTGTTGCGCAAATCCATCAAACTGACATTGAGATCTTTGACGAGGCTCGTATCGACTTTGAAAACTTGCGGCCGGGCCGGATCGTGGGCGTAATAATTGGCGCCGTCTTGCTTGCCGAAACTGAGCGCTTTCTGCGCGTCATTGGCGCCGAAAAACACGGTAAATTCATAGCTCGGTTTGTCCAGGCCGTACTTCCTGGCGTCATCCATTTGCTCGGCCGCAAATTCGTTGATGCGACCGTAGCGCACGCGGCTGAGAATGCTGGAAATTTTCGACTCGTCAGCGGCGGCGTTGATCGGCGCCAGCATCTGCCATTTGCCGTTTTCTTTTTTCAGCTCAAAGCGGTTTTTCGGCGTGGTGAGCAACAGCCGATTGGCGGCGCTGTTGTCAAAATTGAGCAAATCCTTATTTCGCCAGTCCATCAGCGTTTTCTTGGCGTTGTTGGCCAAGCTGTTGCTCGTCAACACCACTTCCGGATCATGATTGACGCGGGCATACACCATCGTCGAGGTGACATTGCTGTCGCCGAGATAAAGCGTATCCACGTCTCCCTTTGCGTGGCGGACGATCACCTCCGTTCGCGCCGGATCGAGACCAAAACCGGCGTGCTCCGTGCGTGAGGTGGCAATTCCCTTTTGATCGCGCTGCGCTGATTCCAACGAGTAGAGCAAAGAGTTGACCGTGCCCTCATCCGCTTGATATTTTACCGGTGCGGCCAATTCCCACGTCGTACCAACTTTCTTCAACTCGATGCCGTCGGGCTTGATGGTGATGGCCGTGACGGAATCTTTTTTGATATCAATAAGCTTGCCGGCAGTTTCTTTCTCTTTTTCGCGCTTGGCGCCGCCCTTGATTTCATAAAAATAAACATACGCGCCAACAGCCGCCGTGATCAACAACAGAATCAAGGTATTGCGAAATTTCATTGCTTCGACTCTCCACTCCTTAGTCAGGTAAAACGTAATGCATAAAACGTAAAAACGTCATGTGCAAACTTTTACGCATGACGTTTTTACGTTTTACCGCCTTTTCACATAAACCGCGATCGCCGTTCCGAACGCCGCCAGCGGTAGCAAGAAGAGGCTAACCACCATGATCATCTTCGAGCCGGAGGCGGTCAAGCTGATGCGCCGGTCTTCAGGATTTTTTGGCGGAATCGCGATCAAATCCTCCTCTTCGGCCAACCAACTGATGGCGTTCATGAACAGGTCGCCGTTTTTCTGAAAACCAAACAGATAATTGGCGGCAAAATCCGAATCGCCGAAGACGACGAGTCGGCTGTTGTTCGACCCATTCGCGCCGTCTGCGGTCGCGTTTTTGGTGGCCGCGACGCCGAGCGCAAGAGGGCCACGACGGTCCGGTGGAAAATTCGGCTGCACGCGGCCGCTGCGCAATTCATCCGGATTCGACTCGCCCCAGCTATTGCCGCTGGTGCTGGCAAACGCCTCCGCGGTCACGCCGGAGGGTTTATCTCCCATTATCGTCAACGAACGCGCGCTCGGATAAGCGGTCATAAAATTGCCGAACTTCTCCGTGATGGCGTGCTGGGAATAATTCGCGACCACCGGCATATCCGGGCCGGCGCCGAAAAGCTGCCCGATACCGGAAAAATCCAGAATCATGTCGTCGTTGGGCTCAATGCCATACTCACTCAAAATATCCTTAAACGACGGCAGGGGCGACTTGGTCATTAAACCTGCATCGAGCATAAACATCGCCGCGCCGCCTTTTTCGAGATATTTTTTCAGCTTCTCAAGCTCCGGCGGCAGAAACTCCGTCTGGGCGCCGGCAATCACCAACACCGAACAATCTTCCGGAACGCCGGCGGTGTCGATGAGCGAAACCGTGCCCACTTCGTAATTTTTTTCTTTAATGGATTTTTGCGCCGCGCTCATGCCCAAGCGCTCATCGCTGTCAATCGCTTTCTCGCCGTGGTTGGTGGTGAAATAAATTTTCTTCTTTTTATCACGCGTGACTTTGATGATGGCATTGGTCAAATCCGCTTCCGTTGCCGTCGTGATTTTTTCATCCTGGTTGCGGTAGGAAACCACCGTGGTGTTGTAGGCGGTCACACCATAACGTCGCGCCAGATCCGGCTTTTTATCCGGATCGATGAACTCATATTTGAATTTCGACGTCACCGAGGCGTATTCTTTGAATTGATCGGCAACGCGATCCTGCTCCTGCGCTTGATAAAACGCGGTGATGCGCAACTCTTCCTTCAAAGCGCCCAAAACTTTCTTGGTCTGCTCGGAAAGGCTGAATTGCTTCGCCGCCGTGGTGTCTTTGCGCCACGTATGCTTGCCGGCAAGATAATTGGCAAAGCCAAGCAGGCCGAGCACGAGCACACACATCACAAAGGCATTGGCGGTTTGCAGCGCACCGCGGCTGCTGATGAAATCAAGAACGGATTTGAAATTGAAGACGAGATAATAAACCAACAGGGCGCCGCCGACTGCGAGCGGCACGATTTCCTGCCACTGCCAAACCGATCTCACGTACTGAATCAACAGGCCGGCGGCAATGAAAAGGAGGCCGAGCGTGCCGGCATACGAACTGTATTTTTTCATCGCGCACCTCTCCATCGACTGGATTCAACAGTTACATAAGTTAAAAAAATCCCGCCAAACATGAAGCTGATATAGTAAACCAAATGCTTGGTGTCAACAATGCCTTTGGCAAAATCATCGAAATGCTCGATCGGCGATAGGCTGGAAAAAAACGCCGCCAGATTGGGGCCGACGAAATTGGCGAGCCAGCCGAGTGACAGAATCGCCAAATTCACCGCGAACGCACCGACAAAAGCGATAATTTGATTTTCCGTAAAGGCGCTGAACAACAGCCCGAGCGAAATAAAACAGCCGCCGACCAGCAGCAAGCCGAGATAACCGGTGAGAATCGGCATCACTTCCGGATTGCCGAAGAAAAACAGCAAGCCAACGAACACGCCAGTCGCCAGCAGCATGACAAGATAAAAGACCAGCGCCGCGGTAAATTTACCCAGCGTGATCTGCCAGTTGCTCAACGGCGAGGTGGCGAGCAGCTCCATCGTGCCCTGGCGTTTTTCTTCCGCGAATAGCCGCATCGTGATGCCCGGCACCAGAAACAGGCCGATAATCGCAATGTTATGAAACAGCGGGCGAATCGCCATCATATTGACGTTGATCGGCTGCGGCAGCTGGCGATACTGCTGCGCCATCATCATCGACTGCATGCTGATGCGGTCGAACCAGTTGATGATGTTATAATAGAACAACCCAGTGGCGACAAGGAAAAAGCCGAGCACGACGTATGCCACCGGAGAAAGAAAATAGCTTTTCAATTCGCGCTCGAAAATAGCCAGAAAATTTCTCATGCTTTTGTGCCTCCTTCGTCCGTCGTCAGATTCAAAAAGACTTCTTCAAGCGTAAGGTCTTTGGCGCGGAGCTCCAGAAGCCCCCAGCCGTTTTGCACGACGGCCTGCGCCAATTCACGCCGCACATCACGGCCAGGCTCGCATTCGATGTCATAGCGACTGTCGCTGTTGGTGTACACTTTTTTGACGCCATGCACGCCGGCCAGCTTGTCGCGCACTTGCGCAACCGGGCCCTCCACCTGCACAACCAGGCGGCCAACCCCGCTCTTGTGCTGAGTCATGTTCGCAATCGTATCTTGCGCCACGACCCGGCCGCGATTGATGATCACCGCGCGCTGGCAGGTCATCTCAACTTCGGGTAAAATGTGCGTGCTGAGAATGATGGTGTGATTGCCGGCGAGATTTTTGATCAGCTCGCGCACTTCGATGATCTGATTCGGATCGAGGCCGACCGTCGGCTCATCGAGAACAAGAACATCGGGATTGTGCACCATCGCTTGCGCCAAACCGACACGCTGCTTGTAACCTTTGGACAACTTGCGGATGACTTTATCCTGCACCTCGGCGATCGCAGTTTTTTGCATGACATCATTGATACGATTGTTGCGCTCACGGCTGTCAACACCCTTGATCTTGGCGACAAAATTCAGATATGATTTCACCGTCATATCCATGTAGACCGGCGGTTGCTCCGGCAGGTAGCCAATGCGCTTACGGACTTCCAACGATTGATTGAACACGTCGAAACCGGCGACTTTGGCGCGGCCACTGGTGGCCGGCATGTAGCAGGTCAATATCCGCATCGTGGTCGTCTTGCCCGCGGCGTTTGGCCCGAGAAAGCCGACGATTTCTCCCTTTTCAACTTCAAAAGAGACATCCTGAATAGCCGGCGTTCGCCCATAAAAACGGGTAAGATTTTGTACCTGGATCACGTTGACATCTCCTCCGTTAAA
The window above is part of the candidate division KSB1 bacterium genome. Proteins encoded here:
- the ald gene encoding alanine dehydrogenase, with product MKIGVPKEIKANENRVALIPVGAELLGAHGHEILVEKGAGVGSGFEDGDYRMAGAKIVNDPAEIYGAAEMIMKVKEPLPSEYALIRANQIIFTYFHFAASRELTEAVIQSQCIAIAYETVQTPDRALPLLIPMSEVAGRMSIQEGARCLEKLYGGKGILLGGVPGVEPANVVILGGGVVGSNAAKIAAGLGARVQIFDISLERLRYLDDVMPKNVVTVMSNPANIRKAIAEADLVVGGVLIPGAKAPRLITRDMLRLMKRGSVIVDVAVDQGGCVETIRPTTHESPTFEIDGVVHYGVANMPGAVPMTSTVALTNATLPYAIQIANSGFPKCVQDSSAIAMGVNIVRGQVTYKGVAEAFNLPYVPLEEVL
- a CDS encoding insulinase family protein is translated as MPNTIDNSEYRKTVLPGGLRIVSEAIPHVRSISLGVWVQNGTRDERPEENGISHFIEHMMFKGTQRRKASDIAESLEAYGGHLNAFTGKELTCYYAHVLDEHLPLAIDVLADMLTASIFSAEEIAKEKSVVIEEINAVEDTPEELVQDFFMRDLFPAHALGYSTLGTREIVSAFQRDQLFDYVRRHYSQNRLLVAAAGNVKHDDLLAQIGERFSMLPASGTRVLVPPPVKSIPGSVAEDDCSQMHICLGTLALRFGDPRKFVLLVLNTLLGGGMSSRLFQTIREQHGLAYSVFSFHDFMLDTGLFGIYLGTDPDRAEQATTLLRQELQKLRDEPVSPAELSRTINQLKGSLMLGLEGTSSRMSRLAKMEIYLGEYVTLDEVCAGIESVTAGQIQQLAQELFADERMTSTIIRPAEKKR
- the pnp gene encoding polyribonucleotide nucleotidyltransferase, giving the protein MHCIKETELNGKKFSIETGRVAKQAHGSCWVRYGDTVVMATVVGAKEPAEEADFFPLTVDYREKAYAAGKIPGGYFKREGRPSENEVLISRLIDRSIRPLFAEEFLNEVQLMVSALAADKENDPDVHGITGASMALLLSDIPWAGPIAGVRVGRIKGQLIANPTHAEIEHSDMDIVLAASEDSIVMVEGEAQEISEAEMVAALRFGHEVARQLIRVQKAVAAEMAKPKRDVPVAAAPAGLETRVTTMVSEQMRQILQEVEKQKRHEALKQLREATVEALQAEFPESETFIAGFFYKIEKQLVRQMILNENRRLDGRRPEDIREITCEVSVLPRVHGSCLFTRGQTQALAVTTLGTKIDEQKMDELEGEFYKSYMLHYNFPPFSVGEIRQLRGPGRREIGHGNLAERALKAVIPNETIFPYTVRVVSDILESNGSSSMATVCAGSLSLMDAGVPVKDAVAGIAMGLIKEGDKTVVLTDILGDEDHLGDMDFKVAGTAKGITAFQMDIKIEGLSQEIMAEALERARVARLHILNVMNRTLAKPRPEISPYAPRIVSIKIPVDSIGMVIGPGGKSIRDIIERTGATIDIDDDGTVTMAAVDPEAVNMAKEIIQGMVAEPEVGKIYKGVVKGIKEFGAFVEILPGREGLLHISEIEHRRLNRVEEVLKMGDQVEVKLLEIADGGKLKLSRKVLLPQSASSHHRRGH
- a CDS encoding DUF4340 domain-containing protein gives rise to the protein MKFRNTLILLLITAAVGAYVYFYEIKGGAKREKEKETAGKLIDIKKDSVTAITIKPDGIELKKVGTTWELAAPVKYQADEGTVNSLLYSLESAQRDQKGIATSRTEHAGFGLDPARTEVIVRHAKGDVDTLYLGDSNVTSTMVYARVNHDPEVVLTSNSLANNAKKTLMDWRNKDLLNFDNSAANRLLLTTPKNRFELKKENGKWQMLAPINAAADESKISSILSRVRYGRINEFAAEQMDDARKYGLDKPSYEFTVFFGANDAQKALSFGKQDGANYYAHDPARPQVFKVDTSLVKDLNVSLMDLRNKKLAEFESWNADYVELNYADTLKIICEKDTSGNWQIKAPQEKKAKSWEVSNITSGLSGMEATAFVDENATDLKKYGLDKPRLIATIKQKGSEVAKVLIGKEKGDRVFAKAANSPVVTEVKKEDADKLFKKPTDLAE
- a CDS encoding GldG family protein, with product MKKYSSYAGTLGLLFIAAGLLIQYVRSVWQWQEIVPLAVGGALLVYYLVFNFKSVLDFISSRGALQTANAFVMCVLVLGLLGFANYLAGKHTWRKDTTAAKQFSLSEQTKKVLGALKEELRITAFYQAQEQDRVADQFKEYASVTSKFKYEFIDPDKKPDLARRYGVTAYNTTVVSYRNQDEKITTATEADLTNAIIKVTRDKKKKIYFTTNHGEKAIDSDERLGMSAAQKSIKEKNYEVGTVSLIDTAGVPEDCSVLVIAGAQTEFLPPELEKLKKYLEKGGAAMFMLDAGLMTKSPLPSFKDILSEYGIEPNDDMILDFSGIGQLFGAGPDMPVVANYSQHAITEKFGNFMTAYPSARSLTIMGDKPSGVTAEAFASTSGNSWGESNPDELRSGRVQPNFPPDRRGPLALGVAATKNATADGANGSNNSRLVVFGDSDFAANYLFGFQKNGDLFMNAISWLAEEEDLIAIPPKNPEDRRISLTASGSKMIMVVSLFLLPLAAFGTAIAVYVKRR
- a CDS encoding ABC transporter permease subunit, translating into MRNFLAIFERELKSYFLSPVAYVVLGFFLVATGLFYYNIINWFDRISMQSMMMAQQYRQLPQPINVNMMAIRPLFHNIAIIGLFLVPGITMRLFAEEKRQGTMELLATSPLSNWQITLGKFTAALVFYLVMLLATGVFVGLLFFFGNPEVMPILTGYLGLLLVGGCFISLGLLFSAFTENQIIAFVGAFAVNLAILSLGWLANFVGPNLAAFFSSLSPIEHFDDFAKGIVDTKHLVYYISFMFGGIFLTYVTVESSRWRGAR
- a CDS encoding ATP-binding cassette domain-containing protein, coding for MIQVQNLTRFYGRTPAIQDVSFEVEKGEIVGFLGPNAAGKTTTMRILTCYMPATSGRAKVAGFDVFNQSLEVRKRIGYLPEQPPVYMDMTVKSYLNFVAKIKGVDSRERNNRINDVMQKTAIAEVQDKVIRKLSKGYKQRVGLAQAMVHNPDVLVLDEPTVGLDPNQIIEVRELIKNLAGNHTIILSTHILPEVEMTCQRAVIINRGRVVAQDTIANMTQHKSGVGRLVVQVEGPVAQVRDKLAGVHGVKKVYTNSDSRYDIECEPGRDVRRELAQAVVQNGWGLLELRAKDLTLEEVFLNLTTDEGGTKA